Sequence from the uncultured Draconibacterium sp. genome:
CGTTGGTATTTTCAGGAAGTACCTGGAAGTGTATCTTCGCCAGCATCCAAAAATCAATCAGGATCTTACGTTTTTAGTACGCCAGTTGCAACCGATAGGCAAAGGTTTGCCCATCGAAATTTATGTGTTTAGCGCCGACCAGGAATGGGCAAATTATGAAAGTATTCAGGCCGATATTTTCGACCATATTTTTGCGGTTATTCCCGAGTTCGAGCTGAGGGTTTTTCAAGAGCCTTCAGGTGCTGATATTGAAAAGATTGCGCTGCGGTAATCCCGGTGCAAAATGTTTTGTTTTTGACTTCTTTAAAAAAATGAATTTCTTACAATCTGTAAGCAATGATATGTTTTAAAGCATCACAGATTAGTGATTGTAAATTTTACCTACATTTGTGCTATAATTTGAAACTAACTCAGAAGATTAGAAACATGAAGTCGAATGATTATTTAGAAGAAAAGCCGGCTGATATTGATGAGCTGGATGAAAAGATATTAAAGCTTATTACAAAAAATGCCCGAATACCTTTCTTAGAAGTTGCCCGTGAATGTGGAGTTTCAGGTGCTGCTATTCATCAGCGTGTTCAGCGCTTGTTAAATATTGGTGTTGTTCATGGAAGCGAATTTGTGGTTAGCCCGCAAAAACTAGGGTACAACACATGCGCTTACATGGGAATTTATCTCGATAAAGCCAAATACCATACACAAGTTGCTGAAGCTTTGCGAAATATTCCGGAAATAATTGAGTGTCATTACACCACCGGTGCCTATGCTATTTTTGTTAAAATACAAACTAAAACAAACAAGCATTTAAAACGTCTGATCGACGAGCAATTGCAGGACATCGAGGGAATTGCCCGCACCGAAACATTTATTTCTTTGGAACAGGACTTTAAACGACAAGTACCTATAAAATAAAAAAAAGGCCGGTTAAAACCGGCCTTTTTTATGCGTCGACGTATTATATTTTAATCTTCTGAGTAAACAAAGTTATATGATTCGTCGTGTTGACTAATATCCAAACCTACTTTCTCGCCATGTGGAGAAATTCGCATCGGAACAATCATATCGGTTATCTTGTACATTAACAACGAACCTCCGAAAGTGAAAATTCCAACAATAACCAGTGCCAGTAAATGGTAAAGGAAAGTGGTGACCTCTCCGTGAATTAATCCAACTTCGTTGGCAAAAACAGCAGTAAACAACATACCGGTAATACCACCCATTCCATGAGCAGGGAATACATCAAGTGTATCATCCAGTTTCGATTTTGTACGTAGTGTAATGGCGTAGTTACTAATAATAGCGGCGATTACACCAATAAATATACTTGATCCGACATTTACAAACCCGGCGGCAGGAGTAATGGCAACCAAACCTACAACAAGTCCGATAGCTGCACCAACTGCCGATGGTTTTTTACCTTGTGCCGCGTCAAAAAATATCCAGGTTAACATGGCCGCTGCCGATGCTGTGTTGGTATTAACCAGTGCTGATGCGGCAATAGAGTCGGCTGCCAATGCAGAACCTGCGTTAAAACCAAACCATCCGAACCAAAGCATACCCGCACCTAATAAAATGTAAGGAATGTTTGCCGGTTTAATTTCTTTGTTGGCGTCCTTTCTTCTTCCAAGGAAAATTGCTCCGGCCAAAGCCGCAAAACCTGCCGACATATGTACTACTGTTCCTCCGGCAAAGTCAAGCACGCCCCAGTTACGCAGGAATCCGTTTGGATGCCAGGTCCAGTGGGCCAGTGGGGCATAAATAAATAATATAAAGAGTACCATAAATAACATGTAGGCTCTGAAACGTACTCTTCCGGCAAACGAACCGGTAATAAGAGCCGGTGTAATTATGGCAAATTTTAACTGGAACATCGCAAATACTGCAAAGGGGAATGTTGGTGCAAAATCGGGATGCGTTCCTCCGTTAACTCCTCTAAACATAAAGAATGTTAATGGATTACCAAACAGGCCAAATCCTTCGCCTCCGATGCTGTCGCCAAAGGCAATGCTAAAACCAACTACCACCCATAACACGCTTACAATTCCCATGGCGATGTAACTTTGCAGCATGGTAGAAATAATATTTCTCGACTGGATCATTCCTCCGTAAAAGAATGCTAGTCCCGGAGTCATTAACAATACTAAGCCTGTTGCTGTTAGCATCCAGGCCGTATCTCCTGCGTCGAGGTTCGAGGTGTCAATATTTCCAGCTCCGCTAGGAATAATTACACCGAGAGCGGCAACAATTATCAAAAGGGCAAGAATAAACCACCAACTTGTTGAATTTTTCATGTCTATAATTTTAAGATTACTAATTTAAAGTCTGTACAG
This genomic interval carries:
- a CDS encoding Lrp/AsnC ligand binding domain-containing protein; the protein is MKSNDYLEEKPADIDELDEKILKLITKNARIPFLEVARECGVSGAAIHQRVQRLLNIGVVHGSEFVVSPQKLGYNTCAYMGIYLDKAKYHTQVAEALRNIPEIIECHYTTGAYAIFVKIQTKTNKHLKRLIDEQLQDIEGIARTETFISLEQDFKRQVPIK
- a CDS encoding ammonium transporter encodes the protein MKNSTSWWFILALLIIVAALGVIIPSGAGNIDTSNLDAGDTAWMLTATGLVLLMTPGLAFFYGGMIQSRNIISTMLQSYIAMGIVSVLWVVVGFSIAFGDSIGGEGFGLFGNPLTFFMFRGVNGGTHPDFAPTFPFAVFAMFQLKFAIITPALITGSFAGRVRFRAYMLFMVLFILFIYAPLAHWTWHPNGFLRNWGVLDFAGGTVVHMSAGFAALAGAIFLGRRKDANKEIKPANIPYILLGAGMLWFGWFGFNAGSALAADSIAASALVNTNTASAAAMLTWIFFDAAQGKKPSAVGAAIGLVVGLVAITPAAGFVNVGSSIFIGVIAAIISNYAITLRTKSKLDDTLDVFPAHGMGGITGMLFTAVFANEVGLIHGEVTTFLYHLLALVIVGIFTFGGSLLMYKITDMIVPMRISPHGEKVGLDISQHDESYNFVYSED